The DNA sequence atatttaaactaattaaagCCAAGAAACGGACTTAGATTTCACAATTTTGAAAAGTGTATTATTATTCGACCATTTTAAAGGAtctaattttatgaaaattaaaactacTTAAACTAAAGCTACATTTTTTTCAGCTGGATTGATTAAATTTGAACCTAAGAAACATTTGCCCAGCTGAACCGAGCCAGGTTGTCATGATTATGATATATCAAGCACAACTGAAAGGCTaaaaaaggtttttttttttttttttttacaaatatgacTTATAACCTTAGCTACCTTACAAGTGAGTATCTGTTCTGAGAAATCTCGGAGTGAGCGAGAATCGAACCCGGGACCTGAGACGACAGTGGATAAGCCTAAAgaaagtttttatttatttgagtaCAGCACACAAATAAGATACATGCAGATCAGCAGATGAAATACATGCAAATAAACGTAAAACaatcatatagaaattgaaaagaAACAGAAACAAACCACaagaatctttatttttttagagTAAACCACAAAGCATCTTTATTTAAGTACCCACCAAGCATTTTTTAATTATCGATGCAGCAGAACAAATCACTTGGGGAGATGATGAGTCTCAATGTCCCTGGTCATGCTAAGAACAAGGTCCAGGTACTGTGTCGGATCCTTGACACTCTCGTCCAGTTTCTCGTAGTCGAAACTCCATGTCACAAGATTATCTTCACCGCTCGTATCAACATGAACAGTGATGACAACAGTTTTGAAGGACTCTAGCAGATCTCCTCCAACCACCTTAAAAGTCACTGATTTTTTCTCTTCGTCTATCGCTTCCACCCTCTCCTTCGCCACCATTTCCTTCCCGTCTGTATAATCGAagataatcaacaaagagtatTCGTAGCTCAAAAATcaaatatctaatttttttttgtcacaagactTTCACGTCAGTGAATTATACCGAAACACAATACTAAAACGATATGAAAAATTAACTTCTTTCATAGTTACCGTTTTTCCTAAAATTAACAGTTTTTCTAGTATTGAAGAACCTTCTCGAGGATTTATCAGATCATATATTATGTAGATAGTACGTGTATGTAGCTTTTTAGGCTTACCGAGAGTATATTTCCAAATGACAATGGAGCCAACTTTGCCGAATTCACCTTCGTGCAGATCGCAACCCTGTATATTTTTAGGCGTCATGGTGTGTACATGGTGTGGTTTAGTACTGAAGATCTCATGAAACACATCTCCGTCGGTTTTGATGCATGTCTGGCATATCAACTTACCGGTTAATCCCATCTTCAAGGTGTATAACTATGCAGTTGCAGAAGTAGAGTGTGATTTGTGATTGTAACACTACATCAGTGGCGGTTTATATAGCAATGCGGCAATGGCACTTTCGAAGTTATTGCTGATTTTTGGATGAATTTTGGATTTATTAGTTTAATACCGATTTAAAAATGATTGGAGATCCCACTTTTAAATGGtcgttaatttttaatttttggatgATGGATAATGAGATCGATTAACAGACACTGGATGCTCAAATTTAATTAGATTAGCAATTTTGTTACATAAAATGAGAATCTAATCACACTTGTAGCGTAAAGcattacttaattttttttggaaaatcaGTCCCGTACTCTTCATTGTCATTCCGGATTCTCATTTCTACTCACGATCCGAATATCccttaaatttatcaaaaactTTTCAATTGAAATCTCAAATTGATGTGTTGGTATTTGAATTAACAATTTGATGACATGAAACCGGAAATCAATCCTCTTTTGgccattttttttagaaaattcattcTCATGCTATCATTTATCATTTCCGATTCTCACTCTCACTCACGATTTAAACGTCCCCTTGCTTTTATACTTAAAGAACGAACAATTATCCTCcaccatatataaaaatttatttgggCCCGAAACTATATACTCATTCTTGAATGCATGCAGACTGCGGATCtcaatttgtattataaaaaggtTTCTTTGGGCCGTGATAATCGACATATATCAACCGTATCAGATATGAATACCAAACCTGATTTACGCATATGTAATCACGATAGCATACTTTATATTAGAATAGTTAGTCAGGGCACTAATAAACGGGTATAGTATTGCACTGATAAACATTTGTTcggtatatatatatccctcTTAATCACATAATTAgctgttttattcaatttttaggtaaaaaaaaagaatcataCTTAATCAATGAACATATAAAAACAGAGATTAATTGGAGATTAATCTAATTAGTTAGTGAATAATCAAGAATAATGATCATGATTAATCAGAATAAcgtttttcaatttattaatcaTGATCAATCATGGTTAATCATATCATGATCAATCATGGTTAATCATGATTAATTTATTACAGaaaataattgttaattaatcatgattaatcagAATAACgtttttgaatattaaattgattaaaatttgattggaAATAATGCGAAAATAAACAGTACTTTCAGTCAAGAAGTTGGTTAATATATGTGTCACATATTCAATATATTGAGCACGTTTGATAGATTTAAAATACTTATTTAATGAATAAGTCCATATATTTTCGTTTgagtaatataatttattttacagatgatttataaattattaaaataataataaagttcataaattatctattttaatatggaaatgtatttataaattttaaattaattttatatgaatatatatttttgacttAAAATCGAAAATAATTTCAAACTCACGCTTAGAGGACAGTCTTGCCTCGTCACGTTTATTAAGAATATGACTTTTTAAGGGcacaaatttaaatatacatatgaaATCAATCCATCAGAAAATGGATCAAGCTATCAGACTCAACAATGACATGTGATACtccatactccctccgtcccggtatgttatatacatttggtgtggacacagagaccaagaaaaagtgtaaaaaatgagtaaagttggatgaaaagtggacgaaaagtgggtaaaatagCGGGAtccatttgtatttaattatagatatgTGATAGTGGGggaaagtagtgagtgtaatagtgtttatattattataaaatgaagatagtggaagaaagtagttggtgaagaaagtagttggtgtaatagtgttttacattattaaaagttgctattttatgaatgtatagaaatgatggtaCATTCCAATgaagaaactgtatagaaatgaccgggacggagggagtatcttcgAGCGAACTCTGCTCTTCTTTTAAGTCTCAAAGCTGCATCTATTTCCCCATTTTAATTTACTGGCTAGATGGGTCGTTATTAACTTGCCACAAACATCACCAACTACCCAATCATACCCATACTTATTTAGATCGTTC is a window from the Daucus carota subsp. sativus chromosome 8, DH1 v3.0, whole genome shotgun sequence genome containing:
- the LOC108198525 gene encoding MLP-like protein 34, whose amino-acid sequence is MASKLVSQTKIKSSGDVFHDLLRHQPHQISNISSHVQSCDLHDGEWGTQGSIISWNYVHDGKDMFGKEIIEEIDEEKKSITFKVIEGHILEVYKTFKLICHVDTNGEDHLVTWTFEYEKPHEDVEDPHSLMDVIVGITKDIEAHHLDQLYTLKMGLTGKLICQTCIKTDGDVFHEIFSTKPHHVHTMTPKNIQGCDLHEGEFGKVGSIVIWKYTLDGKEMVAKERVEAIDEEKKSVTFKVVGGDLLESFKTVVITVHVDTSGEDNLVTWSFDYEKLDESVKDPTQYLDLVLSMTRDIETHHLPK